Below is a genomic region from Jiangella gansuensis DSM 44835.
CGCGCCAGCGCCGCACCTGGTCGCGGTGCCGGGCGGCGAAGCTGGCCAGCAGTTCCAGGTGGGACGTCGCGTCGGTGCCAGCGGCGTCCGGTGCCGTCGCGCCGGCCCGGGCCTCGACCCAGAGGAACTGGTCGGAGAAGGACCGGCCGGCGGCGACGACCTCGAATCCGCAACGGCGCAGCAGGACGTCGAGGGAGCCGGCCGAGAAGTACGACACGTGCGGGTAGATGAAGTCCCACATGCCGGTGGGGCCGAAGTCGAACTCGGCCGCGGGAACCTCGAAGTAGTGGATCGCGCCGGCGGGCGCGGCGGCGCTGAGCGAGCGCAGGATCGCCGCCGGGTCCTCCAGGTGCTCCAGCACGTGCCGGCACACCAGCAGGTCGTACGGTTCGACGTCCTGTCCCGGGTGGTAGTAGTCGCTGACCAGCCGCACATTCGGGATCTGGCGGTCGGGCATGGTGCTGGGGTCGTATCCCACGCCGGTGCCGCCGGTCCGGCGGGTGATCGACTCCAGGAAGTCGCCCTTGCCGGAACCGATCTCGACGACGGCGCCGCCGCGCAGGTCGTAGGCGTCGACGAGCCGGCCCGCGAGGTCCTCGGCGTAGGACTGGAACGTCGGCGAGAAGTGCAGCGAGTTGTCGTACTCGGCGTCGTAGTCGATCAACCCGGGGTCGAAGGCGACGTTCATCGCGTGGCCGCAGTCCTGGCAGGCCGCGATGTCGAGCCGGCCGAGCACCGCGGCCCGCGCGGTGTCGCGGTCGTCGAACATGACGCCGTTGAGCACCGGCGTCACGCCGAGGTCCGCGACCGGCGCGAGCCGATCGCTGTCGCAGGCCAGGCAGCGGCTGATGGTCACAGTGCCTCCAGGGCAGTGGGAATCCGCATGGTCTCCAGGTCGCGGGCGATCTCCTCGGTGTACGCCGGGTTCATGGCGATGACGAGCTCCGGCGCGATGTCGATCAGCTCGACCGGCCCGACCACGCGGTGACCGGTGCCCGCGAGATACCGGTTCTGCTTGTGCGGGTTGATGTCGACAGCAGCCGCGACGTGCCGCGCGTCGTCGCCGAGGGTGGCGAGGAACCCGACCGCCTTGGAACTGGCACCCCACAGCACCACCCGGCCGCCGTCCTCGGCGACCTTGCGCACCCGCTCCCGCCACTGCGTACGGCTGCGCTCCACCTGGGAGACGAACTGGCGGGCCGCCGCGAGCACCTCGTCCCGGTCGCCGGGCGCGGCGGGTTCGACCGCTCCCACCATCGGCCAGGTGCCGGCCACCGGGCGGGCTTCGATCACGAGGTACTGGTCGTCGTAGGTGCGCCGCAGCTCGATCGGTTCGAACCCCGAACGCCGGAACAGCCCCTCCAGCGACCCGGGGGAGAAGTAGGAACAGTGCTCGTAGTACACGTCCCAGAACGCGCCCTCGCGAAGCACCCGCAGCACGTCCGGCAGCTCGAACAGCACCACCGTGTCGGTGCGTGGGCCGATGGCCGCGCGGACCGACCGCAGCC
It encodes:
- a CDS encoding class I SAM-dependent methyltransferase, with amino-acid sequence MTISRCLACDSDRLAPVADLGVTPVLNGVMFDDRDTARAAVLGRLDIAACQDCGHAMNVAFDPGLIDYDAEYDNSLHFSPTFQSYAEDLAGRLVDAYDLRGGAVVEIGSGKGDFLESITRRTGGTGVGYDPSTMPDRQIPNVRLVSDYYHPGQDVEPYDLLVCRHVLEHLEDPAAILRSLSAAAPAGAIHYFEVPAAEFDFGPTGMWDFIYPHVSYFSAGSLDVLLRRCGFEVVAAGRSFSDQFLWVEARAGATAPDAAGTDATSHLELLASFAARHRDQVRRWRDDVTRDAARTAVWGAGSKGVSFLNAVDPAGTLTVVDLNPRKWQRYLPGSGHQVIAPEALPGDRIRTVLVTNPAYRHEISGQLGQLGVPADVIAV
- a CDS encoding class I SAM-dependent methyltransferase; translated protein: MSARTCPACFGAALTEFYAVDRVPASSCLMLDDETAALAFPAGELRIAACADCGFVTNTAFDPALTRYSDAYEESQACSARFRDYAAELTASWVDRYDLVGKTVVELGCGKGEFLTGLIRAGVGYGIGVDPAVRLDRIDPAILHRTSWVTGLFPDDFETIEADAVVCRHTLEHIGPVGAWLRSVRAAIGPRTDTVVLFELPDVLRVLREGAFWDVYYEHCSYFSPGSLEGLFRRSGFEPIELRRTYDDQYLVIEARPVAGTWPMVGAVEPAAPGDRDEVLAAARQFVSQVERSRTQWRERVRKVAEDGGRVVLWGASSKAVGFLATLGDDARHVAAAVDINPHKQNRYLAGTGHRVVGPVELIDIAPELVIAMNPAYTEEIARDLETMRIPTALEAL